Sequence from the Piliocolobus tephrosceles isolate RC106 unplaced genomic scaffold, ASM277652v3 unscaffolded_43814, whole genome shotgun sequence genome:
GGAGGACCGCGCCTTCTCGTCCCGCTTGTCTTTCCCTTTGCTGACTTGTCACCCTTCCTCCCAGGGATAAAACGCTcctgaaggagaagaggaagcgACGCGAGGAGCTGTTCATCGAACAGAAGGTTAGAGGATGGGGGGGAGGTGTCTTATGAAAATAACCCGGCCTGCGGATAATTCCCGTGGTGGATGTAATTTGGGTTGGTAGGATATTGAGTGGGGGAAAAGTCACCAATATTTCCTGTGACAGTGGTAGAAAGATGCTTGGGCCGGGCGCAGCAGTACTTTAGCGGGACGAGGTGGGCGGAGCCCGGGATGTCGAGGCTGCcttgagcctagatcacaccacggcgctccagcctgggcgacagagcgagagaccctgtctcaaaaaaaaaaaaaaagctcgtcTGCTTTAGTATCCACCAACTGAAAATaagaggttgctgtgagaattaggTGATTTGTAAACTGTAAGGGCTGTACAAGACTTGGTGTATGGTTGCTTTGCCAGTTAACGGCTTTCAGTTTGTAACAGTGACCTGAGGGTTGGAATACCGTGGGCaccttttccagttttcatcaagTCTTTCAGAGAATATGGAGTTTTGTGGACCCAATCTTCCCATAGCTTGGAGTGGAGGCAGTTTCCAACCTAATTCATTTCTTTGCCTAGATGTAGGGCATTCTTAAAAGTGGTAACTTCGGAAGCAACTCCGGACATACTGTGTGCataactttattaattttaaacgttttcattccaaaagaaaagaaaactccttCCAGACACTATTTTAGAGAAGTTAACCACAGCTTCACAGACTAAGTAAGTAATGGATCTTCTAATATTACTTGCTTATATACACCCATCTTTGAATTAAATACTGGTACATTTATTTGACTCCATATAGCTGAAGGAATTGTAGAACCCCAATTTAAAAGCTACCTTGGTATATGAATTTGGTGCGAAAGGAGGAGGTAACTTTACGTTCCGCTtcttattttgccattttttgaaTTCCTGATCCCATTTGTGTTCATTCAGTACATTTTGTTGATTGCCTGTCACTGTACTAGGGCAGAGTGGGTGGTGGTGAATACGAAGTGTTTTGAATCATTTAGTGGGATAGCAGGCACTTATCCACAGGCTCTGAAAACTCAATTTGTCCCATACTTGCCTTACCTACCACCAACCTGTCCTTCATCCCTGTTCCCCACTTCATTTAGCATCTTTGGTGTTTTATGGTTTAAAGCGAAAAGGTATAGTCGTCCTTAGGAATCGGtcaaactttactaaatttagccttctaaatatttgtattttttttttcctatcctctttctctctccttaagGCTTTAAATTCAGAAATTTAGCCCCTTTTTGCTTAGGCCAGTGGCTCTCAAATTTTCAGTAAAAAAACTTTACCAAGAGTTACTCAGATCCTGAATACATTAAACATAAGAGCAAATCTATTTGGTGGCAAATTCCCTTTCATCTTTTAAAACCAAGCCCAAGTGTCATCTTTACCTTTTCATTTGGCCCGCCCACCTCCCATCACTTCTGCTTTTGTGTGGCCTTTCTCCTGTGCAAATGCTTCTGTATTGTGTTCTGTCCATTTACATTTCTCTCTCCATTGTTCACTGTCTCCTGTGCCTACACTATTAAATTAATCCTTTGTGATTTCTCCAAATGAAATGAGGCAGGCCTACTACCATTCACTTCATATTTCAAATACTATATAACTTAAGTCTTTGGAAGCCTGCTAATAGGCTTTCAGATTTAAATTGTGAAGATCTTCCAGTGATTGAGAGTTGGTGGCAGTGTACTGGGGAGCGACTGTTGCTTTCCAAACTGAGAGCTCCTGAGTAGAAATTGAGGGTGTTGGTAATGAAAGGGGGTGTCTTGCTTGTAAAGCCAGATGAAATAATGTAACATGTTTTAAGTAACCTTTGCTATCTGCCATTCCAgtcagtggttttgtttttttctcttagtgtCAAGAAATCGCCAGGAAAGGTCAAAGAAGGTATGACTATTCTAATTTAAATAACTTCTCATGTAAGTGTCAAATGCACTTGCAGATGTTTCCAGTCAAATATGAATGGCCCTTAGAAAGCCAGTACCGGCCTGGCCAAGGTTAGCTGGGGCCTATTCCCTGTAtttcatacaaataaaaactgtatcCACATGGGTCTGTAGTGGATGCTTAAAGTGAACTCCAGTAaatttcctgatttatttttacGTGAATGCTAATTAGCAAATGTAACTCCATTTTTTAGttaatttgcaaaagaaaaatgaagactgtgaaaaaggaaacgaCTCCAAGAAAGTTAAAGTACAAAAAGTACAGTCTGTCAGGTAACGAGTCTTTTGTTTCATTTGGGATGTAAAGGAGACCTGTAAGAGTTAAAGTATTGGCTAACatgggaaatattttaattagtaGTAATTTCAGATTGGATTCTCTGTGGAAAAATCagttttgggctgggcacggtggctcacacttgtaatcccagcactttgggaggctgaagcaggtggattgcttgagtgcaggatttcaagaccagcctgggcaacatggtaaagcccagtctctacacaaaataaaaaaagtaagctgggcgtgctggtgtgCTCTACTAAAATATGAGTGTTAGTCTGTTTCTTGTAGTCCTGTAATTTAGTTTTATCCTATCTGTGCATATACAAAATTAGTTTCATTTATCACGGTGAGacaaaggataaaaatattttaaagcaagcatgtaggccgggtgcagtggctcacgcccgtaatcccagcactttgggaggctgaggcaggcaagttgcttgaacctgggaggcagaggttgcaatgagctgagatcacgcagcctgagtgacagagagagactctgtctcggcgggggggaaaaaagcaagcaTGTATTAATTCTTATTTAACCTTTTATATTGATCAACAGCCAGAATAAAAGCTACTTGGCCGTAAGGCTAAAAGACCAAGATCTGAGAGATTCAAGGCAACAAGCAGCACAAGCCTTCATACATAATTCATTATATGGGCCAGGAACCAACAGGACTACTGGTAATTTTTTTATGGACTATTTTCCTCACTTTTTACTGCAAATAAAACTATGAAATGATAAATACCTTTCTTTTCTAGTAAATAAGTTCCTGTCTCTTGCCAACAAGAGGTTACCAGTGAAAAAGGCTGCTGTCCAGTTTTTGAATAATGCTTGGGGTAAGATCCAGCTTTATTCTCCTGTCTCTTAATAGGTTTATATGTTGAATAATGTTGTTTTGAAGGAGATAGTTCATAATTATACTTTTGCCCCTTATAATGGCTTATGTAACTTGTGAGAAACAGGTCAGtgtagtatgtgtatatacatctaATGTATAATAAGCCCACCCAGTTTTAGTAATTACATTCATATAgagaattataaaaattttgagTTATGTTTCTCTAATACTCTTATGCACAACTTTCTATTCTAGGaatccagaaaaaacaaaatgccaaGAGGTTTAAAAGACGGTGGATGGTCAGAAAGATGAAAACTAAGAAGTAAATCAATGCTAAATGAAGAATCTGTACTTTGTATGTATAGAATTTATCTAATAAATTATTGGTAGATCATTTTAAAGGATCATTATAAAAATCATAAACCTATTTGAGGAATTACTCAACCACATTTCATTCTTCTGGAGTAGAATTGTGCCTTGCAATCCTACctagaggaaaaagtggtttaagaaggaattttctttttaatgtatttaactGAATTCAAGCCATACTTATACCAGCAATAGCACCTCATCTTCTCTCCCCGACTAGCGGGTGGGAGGGGTGGCAAAAATGGCACGGACAGAAAGGAGAAACGGACATTCCAGAAAAGTCTCCAACTGCAGCCCTTAGACAACTTGCTGTTAAAGATTCAGTGGACAAAATATAGCTAACAGCTtttaagtttttacttttaaccAGTCTGGGGATTTGCTTGCCTGGTGAGTCGCATAATGCCATAttatgaatatgaaaaaaatgaagttaatttCCTGTTGCCTTTCTGTGTCACCCATAATATCAGGTTTAACCCTAAACCAGGGATGCCAGTAAACTGAAGGCAGTTTTAGGTTGTAGAACTCAGATTAATTGTA
This genomic interval carries:
- the LOC113224137 gene encoding nucleolar protein 7: MVQLRPRASRAPASAEAMVDEGQPASEEEEAEHGLLLGQPSSGAAAEPLEEDEEGDDEFDDEAPEELTFASAQAEAREEERRVRETVRRDKTLLKEKRKRREELFIEQKKRKLLPDTILEKLTTASQTNVKKSPGKVKEVNLQKKNEDCEKGNDSKKVKVQKVQSVSQNKSYLAVRLKDQDLRDSRQQAAQAFIHNSLYGPGTNRTTVNKFLSLANKRLPVKKAAVQFLNNAWGIQKKQNAKRFKRRWMVRKMKTKK